The Rhododendron vialii isolate Sample 1 chromosome 8a, ASM3025357v1 genome has a window encoding:
- the LOC131298416 gene encoding OVARIAN TUMOR DOMAIN-containing deubiquitinating enzyme 12, which translates to MNNDTRYMDEGSSSTSLSSQQDVDDQMIAVVLSEEYAKLDGAVGRRLSNLAPVAHIPRINTFIPNINDASLDHQRLLQRLNVYGLYEVKVSGDGNCQFRALSDQMYKSPEYHKHVRKDVVKQLMDYRSLYEGHVPMKYKRYYKKMSKHGEWGDHVTLQAAADKFAAKICLLTSFRDTCFIEIVPQYQAPKRELWLSFWSEVHYNSLYELQDAPIQHKPRKKHWLF; encoded by the exons ATGAATAATGATACTCGGTATATGGACGAAGGTTCTAGCTCGACTTCATTAAGCAGCCAGCAAGATGTTGATGACCAGATGATTGCTGTAGTACTATCTGAAGAGTATGCTAAGTTAGATGGTGCAGTTGGTCGACGCCTATCCAACCTAGCACCAGTTGCG caTATTCCGCGAATAAATACTTTCATCCCCAATATAAATGATGCCAGTTTGGATCACCAACGGTTGCTGCAGAG GCTAAATGTTTATGGTTTGTACGAGGTGAAGGTCTCTGGGGATGGCAATTGTCAG TTTCGTGCTCTTTCAGACCAGATGTATAAATCGCCTGAGTATCACAAGCATGTTCGAAAAGATGTTGTGAAACAG CTTATGGACTACCGTTCTCTGTATGAAGGCCATGTCCCGATGAAGTATAAACGCTATTACAAGAAAATGTCTAA ACATGGTGAATGGGGGGACCATGTTACCTTACAAGCAGCAGCTGATAAG TTTGCTGCAAAGATATGCCTTCTGACTTCATTCAGAGATACTTGTTTCATTGAAATTGTTCCACAATATCAGGCTCCTAAACGAG AGCTGTGGCTAAGTTTTTGGTCTGAGGTGCATTACAATTCACTCTATGAACTTCAAG ATGCTCCCATACAACATAAGCCGAGGAAGAAACACTGGTTGTTTTAG
- the LOC131298423 gene encoding uncharacterized protein LOC131298423, with amino-acid sequence MKNKAVTRLLKQIEQALAAMAKAKALALNLKSKISDIRARMTIFSLLYLDKRSLLGSIRPNKLRAFLSHHQKPQQEPSNGGEDQYQISNQVNMVLSSISNIVQDATVANHVNTGYLEEATVAAKQEDEEEEDLPQSLLEELEFEDRDVGKSEIEMVRDSKEVLDEGEDSRLEDRIDEVAELFISRFHHQMRMQKQDSFKSLSMHPPPLPS; translated from the coding sequence atgaaaaataaagcTGTAACAAGGCTGCTGAAGCAGATAGAGCAGGCGCTGGCGGCCATGGCCAAGGCCAAGGCCCTGGCACTGAACCTGAAAAGCAAAATCAGCGATATCAGGGCTCGGATGACGATATTCTCCCTGCTTTACTTGGACAAAAGATCACTGCTGGGATCCATCCGGCCTAACAAGCTCCGCGCCTTTCTCTCTCACCACCAGAAGCCGCAGCAGGAGCCATCCAATGGTGGTGAAGACCAGTACCAGATCAGTAACCAGGTTAACATGGTTCTCTCCAGCATTAGTAATATTGTTCAGGATGCTACGGTGGCCAACCACGTTAACACTGGGTATTTAGAGGAGGCGACGGTGGCTGCAAAGCAagaggatgaggaggaggaggatctGCCACAATCATTGTTGGAGGAGTTGGAGTTTGAGGATCGTGATGTGGGAAAATCAGAGATAGAGATGGTGAGGGATTCCAAGGAAGTACTGGACGAGGGGGAGGATTCCAGGCTCGAGGACCGGATAGATGAGGTGGCCGAGCTGTTCATCTCCAGGTTCCACCACCAGATGAGGATGCAAAAGCAAGACTCTTTCAAGAGCTTATCAATGCATCCCCCACCTCTACCTAGCTAG
- the LOC131298417 gene encoding uncharacterized protein LOC131298417 → MGSWLELLLGNLWVDDLIGFGTTPPFPHCRFRKEYVVFLFAEVRFMWSRHNTSTAAMNSVFHLILFSYFLVMDLMVVFLFLSLQLPNNWRSHRVRSYTYTPSDFHCR, encoded by the exons ATGGGCTCTTGGTTGGAGTTGCTTTTGGGGAATCTTTGGGTTGATGACTTGATCGGATTTGGGACTACCCCGCCTTTCCCTCATTGCCGGTTTCGTAAG GAGTATGTTGTGTTTCTTTTTGCCGAAGTGAGGTTCATGTGGAGTCGTCACAACACGTCAACAGCTGCAATGAACTCGGTGTTTCATCTAATCCTTTTCAGTTATTTTCTCGTTATGGACCTTATGGTTGTGTTCTTGTTTTTGTCCTTGCAGTTGCCAAATAACTGGAGGTCTCACCGTGTCCGTTCCTACACCTACACACCTTCAGATTTTCATTGCCGATGA